The Zygotorulaspora mrakii chromosome 3, complete sequence genome includes a region encoding these proteins:
- the DIS3 gene encoding exosome catalytic subunit DIS3 (similar to Saccharomyces cerevisiae DIS3 (YOL021C); ancestral locus Anc_1.367), which translates to MSTSVILPRRKRLSEGLTVTQKVFVRSRNGGASKIVREHYLRRDIPCLSKACKYCPKIVVPNAKDDLPTFVLSETPQVLESGIGKHYVVLDTNIVLQAIDLLENRNCFFDVIVPQTVLDEVRNQSYPVYTRLRTLCRDSDDIKRFAVYHNEFSENTYVERLPNETINDRNDRAIRKTCQWYAEHLKETGIGIILVTNDRLNKEAAIKEGEGFETKSLFEYVSVLPNADDIKESIPNFESSLGNIKDKEAKADFNYPEFYSTARVMGGLKNGALYQGNIQISEYNFLEGSISLPTFSKPVLVVGQKNINRAFNGDQVVVELLPKSEWKAPSSIALDSEHFDVNDNADVDGDGDDESNERNINGIISDVQRRLLAQDAILAQKSNKIQPTAKVVSITRRSWRQYVGQIAQNSVDLQNGATQNVFVILMDKCLPKVRIRTRRAAELLSKRIVISIDSWPTTHKYPLGHFVRDLGEVESAQAETESLLLEHDVEYRPFSKKVLECLPKEGHKWKAPENLSSPEALAKDSLLAKRRDLREKLICSIDPPGCVDIDDALHAKKLPNGNWEVGVHIADVTHFVKPGTALDAEGASRGTSVYLVDKRIDMLPMLLGTDLCSLKPYVDRFAFSVLWELDSEANIVNADFAKSVIRSREAFSYEQAQLRIDDRNQTDELTEGMRTLLRLSIKLKQKRLSAGALNLASPEVKVHMDSETSDPNEVEIKKLLATNSLVEEFMLLANISVARKIYESFPQTAMLRRHASPPSTNFETLNEMLQTRKGMSISLESSKALADSLDRCVDPTDPYFNTLVRIMSTRCMMAAQYFYSGAYSYSDFRHYGLAVDIYTHFTSPIRRFCDIVAHRQLAGAIGYESLDLSHRDKNKMDMICKNINRRHRNAQFAGRASIEYYVGQVMRNNETVETGYVIKVLNNGIVVLVPKFGVEGLIRSENLTKDTNSVEYDEVNYKLSFIQSGTDIRRDIFVFDKVEVQLKSVLDPITSKRKAELLLK; encoded by the coding sequence ATGTCCACCTCTGTCATTCTTCCAAGAAGGAAGCGCCTTTCCGAGGGCTTGACGGTTACCCAGAAGGTCTTCGTGAGATCGAGAAATGGAGGAGcatcaaaaattgtcaGAGAACACTACTTAAGAAGGGATATCCCATGTTTATCGAAAGCTTGTAAGTATTGCCCGAAGATTGTGGTTCCAAACGCTAAGGATGATTTACCAACATTCGTTCTGTCGGAGACTCCACAAGTACTTGAATCAGGTATTGGTAAGCATTACGTTGTGCTAGATACAAACATCGTATTGCAAGCAATCGATTTATTGGAAAACAGAAACTGTTTTTTTGACGTCATTGTTCCGCAAACAGTGCTGGACGAAGTAAGAAATCAGTCATACCCTGTGTATACGAGATTAAGGACCCTGTGTCGTGACAGCGACGACATCAAACGATTTGCCGTGTATCATAACGAATTCAGTGAAAATACATATGTTGAAAGACTACCTAATGAGACTATAAATGATAGAAATGATAGAGCAATTAGAAAGACCTGTCAATGGTATGCCGAACATTTAAAGGAAACCGGTATCGGCATTATACTAGTGACAAACGACAGGCTAAATAAAGAGGCCGCAATAAAGGAAGGAGAAGGATTTGAAACGAAATCATTGTTTGAATACGTTAGTGTTTTACCGAACGCTGACGATATTAAGGAATctattccaaattttgaatcttctCTAGGAAACATTAAGGATAAAGAGGCCAAAGCAGATTTCAATTACCCAGAATTCTATTCCACAGCCAGAGTTATGGGTGGATTGAAGAACGGTGCATTATACCAAGGCAACATTCAAATATCAGAGTATAACTTTTTAGAAGGCTCAATATCTTTGCCAACCTTTTCCAAACCGGTCCTCGTTGTTGgtcaaaagaatatcaacaGGGCATTCAACGGTGATCAGGTTGTTGTCGAGTTACTTCCAAAGAGCGAGTGGAAGGCTCCCTCGTCAATTGCTTTAGACTCTGAACATTTTGACGTCAATGATAATGCAGATGTAGATGGTGAcggtgatgatgaatctAATGAAAGGAATATTAATGGAATAATATCTGATGTGCAGCGGAGATTATTAGCCCAAGACGCTATTTTGGCACAGAAATCGAACAAAATTCAGCCAACAGCCAAAGTGGTTTCTATTACAAGAAGGTCGTGGAGACAATATGTTGGCCAGATTGCTCAAAACTCAGTCGATCTGCAAAATGGAGCCACTCAAAATGTATTTGTCATCTTAATGGACAAATGTCTACCAAAAGTTAGAATTCGTACCAGACGTGCCGCTGAGTTGCTATCGAAGAGAATTGTCATATCAATTGATTCTTGGCCAACTACTCACAAGTACCCTTTGGGACACTTTGTTAGAGACTTAGGTGAAGTCGAATCTGCCCAAGCCGAAACAGAGTCCTTATTGCTAGAGCATGACGTGGAATACAGACCTTTCTCCAAAAAGGTGTTGGAATGTTTACCTAAAGAAGGCCACAAATGGAAAGCTCCTGAAAATTTATCCTCTCCGGAAGCCTTAGCGAAAGATTCTCTCTTAGCGAAAAGACGTGACCTGAGAGAAAAGCTAATTTGTAGTATTGATCCACCTGGATGTGTCGATATTGATGATGCTCTTCATGCAAAAAAGCTTCCCAATGGTAATTGGGAAGTAGGTGTTCACATAGCTGATGTTACTCATTTTGTGAAACCCGGCACGGCCCTTGATGCCGAGGGTGCTTCGAGGGGTACTTCTGTTTATTTGGTTGACAAGCGTATCGATATGCTTCCCATGCTCCTAGGTACTGACTTATGCTCTTTGAAGCCCTATGTCGATAGGTTCGCATTTTCAGTCCTTTGGGAATTGGATAGCGAAGCGAATATTGTGAACGCCGATTTCGCCAAATCAGTCATTCGTTCTAGAGAGGCCTTTTCATATGAGCAAGCTCAGCTTCGAATCGACGATAGAAATCAAACGGATGAGTTGACAGAAGGCATGAGGACCTTACTTAGACTTtcaatcaaattgaaacaaaagagATTGAGTGCAGGTGCTTTAAATTTAGCTTCTCCTGAAGTGAAAGTCCACATGGACAGCGAAACTTCAGATCCAAACGAAGtcgaaatcaaaaagcttTTGGCTACAAATTCATTAGTCGAAGAATTCATGTTGTTGGCTAATATATCTgttgcaagaaaaatatatgaaTCGTTCCCTCAAACTGCCATGCTGAGAAGACACGCCTCTCCTCCATCtacaaattttgaaacctTAAATGAAATGCTGCAAACAAGAAAGGGTATGTCTATCTCTTTAGAATCGTCAAAAGCACTTGCTGATTCGTTAGACCGTTGTGTTGATCCGACAGATCCTTACTTCAATACTTTGGTTCGTATAATGTCAACGCGTTGTATGATGGCAGCTCAATATTTCTATTCTGGTGCATACTCTTATTCCGATTTCCGTCACTACGGTCTTGCAGTTGATATCTACACGCATTTTACGTCACCAATTAGAAGATTTTGCGATATTGTTGCCCATAGGCAACTAGCAGGAGCTATTGGGTATGAATCGTTAGATTTGTCCCACAGAGATAAAAATAAGATGGATATGATTTGCAAGAATATAAACAGAAGACATAGGAATGCTCAATTTGCCGGTAGAGCTAGTATCGAGTACTACGTTGGTCAAGTTATGAGGAATAATGAGACAGTGGAGACAGGTTACGTAATCAAAGTTCTTAATAATGGTATTGTAGTATTAGTACCAAAATTTGGTGTTGAAGGTTTAATCAGATCAGAAAATTTAACAAAAGATACAAACTCTGTTGAATATGACGAGGTTAACTACAAATTATCGTTTATTCAATCGGGTACTGACATTAGAAGAGatatatttgtttttgataagGTAGAAGTGCAATTAAAATCGGTATTAGATCCAATCACGAGTAAGCGTAAGGCCGAACTCTTGCTCAAGTGA